One region of Chryseobacterium sp. SORGH_AS_0447 genomic DNA includes:
- a CDS encoding AAA family ATPase yields MTQNIEKLNTVLTYVKDTFVGKNDVVDLLGICLLARENAFLYGPPGTAKSAIVRTLAKTVKDGKNFEYLLTRFTEPNEIFGPFDIRKLKEGELLTNTDGMMPEASLVFLDEIFNANSAILNSLLMALNEKMFKRGKETKHMPALMFVGASNVLPEDEALNALFDRFLIRINVDYVSPDLLHQVLLAGRKLENNTGAEVPEILSHEIRELQDLCKTVDLKPVYEVYLNTIINLRNTGIAISDRRAVKLQNLIAASALICGRNEAILSDLWVLKHIWDTEEQIEILEGIINRTIEKDDHLKSHPQAMQNKTPNPEEVMKDVKILMEKWNGGSLSFEEQNVIKDKLRYLQTRCDWIKNPEQKQYIQQEIESLWQKILQTV; encoded by the coding sequence ATGACTCAAAATATAGAAAAATTAAACACCGTTCTTACCTACGTAAAAGATACTTTTGTCGGAAAAAATGACGTCGTCGATTTACTGGGAATTTGTCTGCTGGCAAGAGAAAATGCCTTTTTGTACGGACCTCCCGGAACCGCAAAATCTGCCATTGTCAGGACTTTGGCTAAAACTGTAAAAGACGGGAAAAACTTTGAATATCTCCTGACCCGTTTTACCGAACCGAATGAAATATTCGGCCCTTTCGATATTCGTAAATTAAAAGAAGGAGAATTACTGACCAACACTGATGGAATGATGCCCGAGGCTTCACTGGTTTTTCTGGATGAAATTTTCAATGCCAACTCCGCAATTCTGAATTCTCTGCTGATGGCCCTCAACGAAAAAATGTTCAAAAGAGGAAAAGAGACAAAACATATGCCGGCACTGATGTTTGTGGGAGCCAGCAATGTGCTGCCTGAAGATGAAGCATTGAATGCTTTGTTCGACCGTTTCCTGATCCGGATCAATGTGGATTATGTGAGCCCGGATCTTCTGCACCAGGTACTTTTAGCCGGAAGAAAGCTTGAGAACAATACCGGAGCTGAAGTGCCGGAAATCCTCTCCCATGAAATTCGTGAGCTTCAGGACTTGTGTAAAACGGTAGATTTAAAACCTGTTTATGAAGTTTATTTAAATACCATAATCAATCTCCGGAATACGGGAATCGCCATTTCGGACCGTAGAGCCGTAAAATTGCAGAATCTGATCGCGGCAAGCGCCCTGATTTGTGGCAGAAACGAGGCCATATTATCAGATTTATGGGTATTGAAACATATCTGGGATACGGAAGAGCAAATTGAAATTCTCGAAGGAATTATCAACCGGACGATTGAAAAAGACGACCACCTGAAATCCCATCCGCAGGCAATGCAGAACAAAACGCCGAATCCGGAAGAAGTGATGAAAGATGTAAAAATCTTAATGGAAAAATGGAATGGAGGATCTTTAAGTTTTGAAGAGCAGAATGTGATCAAAGATAAATTAAGATACCTTCAGACCCGTTGCGACTGGATCAAAAATCCTGAACAGAAACAA